ACGGAGGGACAAACCAAGAGCTTCTCTCAACAGTGGCTCAGGTTGTTGCACTGAAGGCACTGGAGAATCAATGAGCTCGGTTCCCAGAGTCGGTTTTTCTAAAAGTGCTGTTGTAGTTGCCATCATGATGTTCAACGGACAATGCCCTACTTTTGTTCCCGCACGACGCGGAGGATTCCATTGATCGCAGCTGCAACTGCATTCTTGCGGATATCATCGCGCGATCCAGTGAGCACATGAATCGGGGTTGCGTTCGCCGACGACAATCGGAACTGCGCCAAAGCCGGATCAACCACCTCACCGGCAGGCCAAGCAGCTGTCCAGGCTGGGCCGGAGATTCCGATATAGACCTCGCCAACTGGGTGCCCGTCTTGTTCATCTGGTCCGGCCACCCCGGTCAGGGATACGCCCCAGGTGGAGCCGCACACCCGGCGCACGCCGCGCGCCATCTCACGCGCGGTCTCGGGAGAGATCACACCATGGTCGTCTAATACCGACTGGGAAACTCCAGCCACGGATGCCTTCAGATCTGTTGCGTATGTGACCAAGCCACCGCGTAGCGCCTGTGAGGCCCCAGGGACATCGGCCACAGTTGCGCACGCCAGACCTGCGGTGAGCGACTCGCAAAAACTGATCGTTTGGTTGTGGGCTACGAGCTCGTCGATAAGCAATTGTGCCTGAGACATACTATTTCCTATTCGCGCGTTGACCATCGATGAGGTACTGAACACCAGTCACTACAGTGACCACTACTGCAAGCAGCATGACGAGATAGGTCGGAATGTCCATCCAGTCCGGCAACGGACACAAGTACATGCCCACGCCAACGGCTTGCAACGTTGTTTTAATCTTACCGCCCTTGGAAGCAGGAACGACCTTTCCTTGGCGCAGCAAGGCCATGCGCCAAAAGGTAATTCCGAGTTCGCGAATGACAATGACTATTGTCATCCACCACGGCAGTGTCGACGCAATGTTCAACGAAATCAGCGCGGTAATCATAAGCGCTTTATCCGCGATCGGATCGGCGATCTTTCCGAAATCAGTCACCAGCCCTCGAGCGCGAGCGATGTCACCGTCGAGTTTGTCGGTGATCATCAAGGCGACAAACACGCCGAACGCCCACCACCACTGCTGCGTCAACGCAAGCCACGCAAAAACTGGGATGAAGAGAATGCGCATCGATGTCAGCACATTGGGCAGATTAAAATTTGAAGGCTTCTCGCCTGCCTCGGTGTTCTTCGTTGCGTCTTCCACGGCTTTCACCTTACTCGTCTGCGGATTTTCCCCTCACTGCTACCCCACCATAGCTAGACTCAAACCATGAAATACTTTGCAGTGCACTACACCTACGCCAACGAGGACGAGAACATCGTCGCTCTCCGCCCGACCCACCGCGAATTTTTGGGCAAGCTTCTCGACGAAGGAAAACTCGTCGGGTCTGGTCCTTACACCGACGGCTTGGGATCCGCTTTAATCATCATCCGCCTAGATGAGCCAGCCACCGTCGACGATGCTGCCGAGCTTATGGACAGCGATCCATTCCATACTGAAAACGCGCTCGCGGGACGTAGCATCCGCGAATGGAACCCCGTGATGAACGTCTTCCAAGACTAAAAAACTTGTCGACGACAAATGCCCTCCCTAGCTAGCGCCAGGGAGGGCATTCTCTTGATCGTTTACAGATCGTCTGGGTGTGGTTCGGGTTCGAGGTGATCGACATCGCGGGAGCCAGATGCGGTGTGGTCTCCGCGGCCCGAGGTAGCTGGATCGTCAATCCACTCGATGTGGCGACCTCGGGTGTCTACACGCCGACGGTTGCCGTGGTCATCGTAGTCGATTCGGGTGGCTGGCCCACGGTGGCCACCTTGGAGCTCATCACGTTTATCTTTCAGCAGCGAGGCAAGGACCGTGATTACCAAGACACCGATGATTGTCACCAGTGATCCCACCGTAGAGATCTCTGGGACTCCAGGCACGTTCTCGCCACCATTGATAAATGGAAGGTTATTTTCATGTAGCGCGTGGAACATCAGCTTCACGCCGATGAAGCCCAGGATAATCGCCAAACCGTATGGCAGGAACACGAGACGATCCAAGAGTCCATCCAGCAAGAAGTACATCTGGCGCAGACCCATCAAGGAGAATGCGTTGGTGGTGAACACTAGGTATGCCTCAGAGGTGATGCCGTAGATCGCAGGGATGGAATCGAATGCGAACATGACGTCGATCAGACCGATCGCCACGAGGGCCACAAACAAAGGGGTCAGCGCGAACTTGCCGTTTTCTTCCTTCGAAGAAAGGCGATCACCGTGGTAGGACTTGGTCACTGGGACGACCTTGCGCAGCCAACGGACAACCAGCATGTCGTTGGGGTCTGTTTCTGGAGCGTCACGGATCTCATCGACGAAGAGCTTGATCGCGGTGTAGAGCAGGAAGATAGCAAACAGGTAGAACACGTCCGACCATGCCGCAATCATTGCCGCTCCGAGCAGAATGAAAATCAGGCGGGCGATCAAAGCGATCACGATGCCTAGCAGCAATACCTTCTGTTGGTACTTACGCGGGATCTTAAATGCTCCCATGATCAGCGCGAACACGAAGAGGTTGTCTACCGAGAGAGCCTTTTCCGTCACATAGCCGGTGAAGTACTGCAAACCATGTTCATGGTCCCAAACAAACCAGACGAAGACGCCGAAAAGCAGCGCGACTGTGACGTAGAAGAGTGTCCAGAATCCCGATTCCTTGAGCGTAGGCTCGTGTGGCGTTCGGACGTGAGAGTAGAAGTCAAAGATGAAGAACCCAGCAATCACAATGAGCGTGACTGCCCAGATCCACAAAGGTACGGACATGCGTACTTTTCCTCCGGTCTAATAAGCGTTGAGTAACTGTGTGTTGACCGGAGGTCTCCCCCGCCCAGCTAGCGGGCTAGGCCGACTCGACCGGGTTCATTAAAGAACCGTGTTGACGATCGGAGCCGATTGCGGGGTACTCCCCTCCAAGATACCCCGCAAACTATACACAAAGATTACTTATTGTGGGGAGCGCCAGCTAGGAAAGCTGCTTGGCCGATGTGTTGCAGAGAATCAACAATGACAAGGCTGATGCGATCCTGACGGCGTTCCGGCTTTCCGTGGAATTCGCCGATAATCTCGTCCCACTGTTGCTCACCGATGGTATTGACAAAGGCGCGCAGATTTTCTAACCCAACCTTGATGTAATCGACTAGGACCTCTTTGTTGTTCACCACGATCTGGGCAGCGTCTGCACTCGTGTGTCCAAAGCCCGTTCCTTCGGCGGCGTCCCCGAGCCCGAACTTCTCGCGGTAGCCTTGGGTGTCCCACGCCTGTTCGGTGCCGGCGACCGGTGCGATCATCGCATCGAGGACGCGACCTGCGTGCCAGAGATTCCATGCGATGGTGTTTGGATGGCCCGCTGCTTTGAAGTTCA
The Corynebacterium breve genome window above contains:
- the pgsA gene encoding CDP-diacylglycerol--glycerol-3-phosphate 3-phosphatidyltransferase, with product MEDATKNTEAGEKPSNFNLPNVLTSMRILFIPVFAWLALTQQWWWAFGVFVALMITDKLDGDIARARGLVTDFGKIADPIADKALMITALISLNIASTLPWWMTIVIVIRELGITFWRMALLRQGKVVPASKGGKIKTTLQAVGVGMYLCPLPDWMDIPTYLVMLLAVVVTVVTGVQYLIDGQRANRK
- a CDS encoding TerC family protein — protein: MSVPLWIWAVTLIVIAGFFIFDFYSHVRTPHEPTLKESGFWTLFYVTVALLFGVFVWFVWDHEHGLQYFTGYVTEKALSVDNLFVFALIMGAFKIPRKYQQKVLLLGIVIALIARLIFILLGAAMIAAWSDVFYLFAIFLLYTAIKLFVDEIRDAPETDPNDMLVVRWLRKVVPVTKSYHGDRLSSKEENGKFALTPLFVALVAIGLIDVMFAFDSIPAIYGITSEAYLVFTTNAFSLMGLRQMYFLLDGLLDRLVFLPYGLAIILGFIGVKLMFHALHENNLPFINGGENVPGVPEISTVGSLVTIIGVLVITVLASLLKDKRDELQGGHRGPATRIDYDDHGNRRRVDTRGRHIEWIDDPATSGRGDHTASGSRDVDHLEPEPHPDDL
- a CDS encoding CinA family protein, with the translated sequence MSQAQLLIDELVAHNQTISFCESLTAGLACATVADVPGASQALRGGLVTYATDLKASVAGVSQSVLDDHGVISPETAREMARGVRRVCGSTWGVSLTGVAGPDEQDGHPVGEVYIGISGPAWTAAWPAGEVVDPALAQFRLSSANATPIHVLTGSRDDIRKNAVAAAINGILRVVREQK
- a CDS encoding YciI family protein, producing MKYFAVHYTYANEDENIVALRPTHREFLGKLLDEGKLVGSGPYTDGLGSALIIIRLDEPATVDDAAELMDSDPFHTENALAGRSIREWNPVMNVFQD
- a CDS encoding DinB family protein; translation: MDTKNTYLNLIDRVEAQVDKLPRLSEKQLNFKAAGHPNTIAWNLWHAGRVLDAMIAPVAGTEQAWDTQGYREKFGLGDAAEGTGFGHTSADAAQIVVNNKEVLVDYIKVGLENLRAFVNTIGEQQWDEIIGEFHGKPERRQDRISLVIVDSLQHIGQAAFLAGAPHNK